The Rhipicephalus microplus isolate Deutch F79 chromosome 4, USDA_Rmic, whole genome shotgun sequence sequence AACGCTTTGGGGCTTTCAGAACGAGACTAGCACTCCCTTGTCATCTCTCATGACTTAACGACAAAGCCTTCAATGCCGTTTTCAAATGCGATTCACCATTCCACAACATGCAAAGCTGCAAATTGATTATAACACTATGTCACACTTTTGATTTAACAAGCCAGAAAGGTACGCAGAAAGGTAGAATAGCATGTTGCTGCTTCAGTTCACTATTTGAAAAATGAATAGTATGCCACACATATAATATTTGTAGCACTATATATCGTTGAGTAACACGGTCGCGTGATTCTATTTTGTAAAATATGACGTATTCACGTAATGAAAGTTCGCGTATAGCTGTTTTCAGCGTTGTGCCAGCTAATCATCAAACAAAATTTGTGGCTGCCTCTACCAAACACTATTACGTACAGTTATTAAGGTCCCATCTTCTCAAGTGCCAGTACGTGCCTCCAAGCACACTGAAAGATTGTTATGCAATGTTTCTATGTGAATCACCTCAACGTCATTTTATTTATTAGAACACAACGCGAAAAGAAATTTTGGCATTCGTTCTTGAGCCACCTGTGTATGGGCTACAAGGAGCTGTGCACTGATCAAAATCTATCCTCTCAGGTGGCACTGCTTTCGGGCATCACGGTCGTGATGGCGGTGCTGGTCGGGGCCGCGTTCCTGGCCTCTGTGACCGCATTAGGCTCGTCAGTGAGGCGCTGCACGAGCGCCGCCTGCAACCGCCACCGCGCCTTGCTCGCCGAGTGCCTCAACGAGTCGGTGCATCCATGCCGAGACTTCTACGGGCACGTGTGTTCGCGGTGGGATGCCGCGCAGGACGGGCCGCTTGCCGCCGCCGTCTATCAGCAGTGAGTGCGGGGAAGCAAGGGTGTATCCGACTGGACAGTTTGGGATACACGAGCACCACCACATCTTGAATAGTACTGGACGATCTTGACCGACCTCGGTTTCCTAGCCGCCTATACATGCTTGGGACGATCCTTAACTGcttattctagaacgcccctgcACTTAACGGTCCACCTTGCATATGGAGTATCATAAAGTAAGATTGTATTGAGTTCTACATATTCATGAACGACGCGCACTGGCCCATGACTTCAGTTACCCGAGGGGACACAATCAACTCGAGCAACGGTGTCTCTATCTCAATTCCTCTGTAAGGACATTCAAACTGTTTCATTTGCATCGCTACTCTGCGCATCACATTTGTAGATTAATGAGTATGCTCAATAATCTAGACACATGAACATTTCCCACCGCAGGTTCATGACCAAGGTAGCAACGAGAGCGCTCCACCTAAGTGTGCCACCGAAAGAGCAGACGGCCGCTCAAAAAGCGGCTGGCCTGTACCAGTCCTGCGCGCTCGTCTACATTAACAACGTCAGCCACATTACAGAAGTTCTAGGTCTGCTGGCTGCCTTCGGTATCCACTGGCCCCAGCTGAGCAAAGAATCGCGCCTTCTATCCATATTCCTCTCCATGTCAGCCAGCTGGAGTTGGGCCAGCGTGCTTCAGTTCATGGCGACGCGCAGAGGTCACGTCAACGTGCGGCCCTCGTCCTTCTACGCGTCTCTGCTGCGACAGAGGCAGCTCATGGTCGAGAACGACGCCGAGCACAAGTTCTACAAAGAATACTACAACGCTATGGTGGCCACCTTCACGCAAAGTGTCGCCAAGACGACGCTCTCCTTTGATCAGCTGATGGAGCTCGAGAATAGAATAGTGCTCAACTTGAGCACCGCACTCTCCATCCCTTACTCGAATCCCCTGGAGAACATCACGTCGGCGGCCATCGCCAATTTATCATCCAACGTCTACTCCGCCGGTGAGTGGGAGAAGCAGCTAGGGGCCATGTTCAACGCTCCCGAGCACGGTACCTTCACTTTCACCGTCGAGTACTACGAGTTCTTCCAGCACTTCTTCGAATTGGTGGCATTCCTGGGCGAGAGCACCATGGCCTACTACATCGGCTGGGTTGTCGCGCAAGCACTCTCCCTGCTAGCAAGCCGCCAGCTCACCGCGTTGTACTTCCTGAGCGACACATGGGCAAGCAGGGGTCACATGCTCTTCTGCGCTGAAGTCACGTACAGGTACGTCGGCGTCGCGTTACTCGCGGAACATCTCCGACGCGAGGTCACCGAGGACGTGCTCAACGACGTCTTGAGCGTGGAGTCCACCGTGCAGGCGATCTTTCGCGAGCGGCTTACTGGCTCAACGTGGGCCAGCTCGGTGCCGAGAAACGTGCTCGAGGAAGAATGGCTAGAGCAGTCCTTGCCAATGGTGAACGTTAACGACGCCGAGGCACTTGAAGATATGGACCAGCACGTTCCGGACATGGGAGACAATGTCTTCGAGAACATACGGCTTGTCACTGAGCACCGGCGGCCTAACAGGGTCAATGCGAGTGCGATTGTCTCCGAGGACATCGGCAACGCCCACATATCCATCTACGACCACGCGCGGTTCGCGCTGCTTCCGGTAGCCCTGGAGATGCCGCTCTATGGAGTCGACGCGTTGCCAGCGACAAAGTACGCTATCCTCGGAAACGAAGTGGTGTATGCCTTGTCGTCCGTGGTCCTGGACAACGTGAGAACTTACAACAGCAGACTACAGGTTACCTTCACCCACAAGCTGATCTGTTTCTTCAACAGGCAGGTGCTCCTGAGTCGCATCGATCCGCACCAAATGCAGCTCATCAAGAGGGTGACGTCGGTGCGGACGCTGCTAAGCGCGTTAACTAACGCGAGCGGCAACGGGAGACCGACCAAGCTTCTCGGTTACGAGGCGCTGACGGACGCCCAGATGCTCCTGATATTCTGGTGCATCGTGCACTGCGGCAGCCGCGACGGAAGACGCATGTGCAACGCCCCGCTCGCTCTGGTCGAAGGTTTTGCAGAGGCCTTCCACTGCGAACATGGGGAAGCGATGAAGAGTGGCAGGGACTGTGCGGCGCTTTGACTGGGTCTCTTTAGTAGATGCTGTTGTTATACACCGATGGACGACTGTGCCGAGAACGGGCGATGTATATCACGTGTATAAGACAATATATATAGCCACAATATCTCTTTAATTTTTCTGGATGTGACTGTTACTTCTCGATTATATATTTGCAGTTAACTGCCTGGTTGTGTGCGCTCTTTGGTAATGGTTATCGTATTATGGTTTGTTCTTTGTTCTCAGTATCGCTTTACGTTTGTCCATACACATTTTATTATCATGCGCTTTTGTGCAATGTGTCATGTATAAAGCCGGCGTAGTAGTCCCAATTTAGAAATCGCTCTTTACGAATATGACTACAGTATAACCTCGTTACAACGGACTCGGGTACAACGGACATTCGGATATAATTGACTAAATTGTGACGCCAGCAAGGTGGTCAGGCCTCCTTTACAGCGGACTTTTCTATCACGGACATCCGAGATTCAATTGTTTCCGATTTCAGGCATCGCTAGGCATAGTTGCGGCACGGGAAAAGCACGCCGGCGGTGTCAACACAAGCGGCGGCCATTTCAGGGAGGCCGCGCTTGGCTTGGATTGATCTGGCTGCCGGGGCTGACTTCGACTTCTGTTACATTTAGCTAGCCATAATTTGCAATGATTGCAATGTTGTCAAAATAACATAAAGATAAAAGATAAAAAAATCTTAGACTCGTAACGGACAATAGTGACCACTTGCATAAAACTGTGGTCAAAGTGAAAATAAATAGAAAGCATGCGCTTGGCAGCGGCCCCTCTCGGAATAAAAAGGTTTAGTGGCGCTTATGCTCGGCCCGTAGCTTATAAGTTATGCTTAGACACGTATAGTGTCTAAAGCTGTCCGCCACACAGTACAGGCGAAGCTGACTAGCTTCTTTCAAAACATTTAATAAATCCGTTATTTGACTATGTTTGTGACTTTCAATTCTCTCCTGTTATAACAGACTCATTACGTGTTTACGTAAATGTCTGTTGTAACAGTACATGAATTGTACAGACTCCTACAACAGACCAAATCCTCTTCACTATGAAGGTCTGTTGTAACGAGGTTATACTGTAGTGCAATTCGGTGCGCGTGGCGCTTGCCCTCGAAAGGCCAATTGCGCTGCTTGTAGATGCGTCAATGAAGTACAAAGTGTGTTTTGCACGCAATCATTATGCCATCATGATGAATACCTAACCGCAGAAGAGTAGCCAGGAATTTATACAATCATTAATAGCTTTAATACTTTATGTATGAGGGTCTGTATAAGTTTCCAAAGCGAAAATTCAAGGACACTGCGGATTTGAGAGGACCTGTCGCGGGTTTTTCAAGGGCTCATACCGCCATGAAAAGTTAGAATTCctcgcccaaataaaaaaaatgacttaCTAAACTTACAAACACCTAGCCGTGACAACTTTTCAAGACCACACGACGCAATGAACACTTACGAAAGCTTTGAGACGTTCACCAAACGAGAAGCGCTAGCGGCAGAGTCGCCATTCttcagcgtgttttttttttctttttttttgcaatttggaAGGGAGGAAGCCGTTTAGAGATCGTGAAGCATTGTATCACAGGCTGCAAAGCTATGCGAGCAGATTTCACCTTCGTCGCCGTGCCGTGGCAGACCCGGCAGCGGCGAAAACGCGAAAAGAAAGCATGACTGATGGCAAGTGACAAGTTTGGTCGGTTCAATTAGCACCCCTCTTCACCGTGTCCTGGACCttatttttttgtaactttcttttgtttctttggtaTCGCTGGTGCATGTATAGCCCCCGACGATGCCTTGGCGGCACCGCGCAGAGGAGGCCACCACCGAACGCCAAGCTCAAAAATTACATCAGTGCGTAAAGacggccgcaaaaaaaaaaacctgccagCCCTCGCCACGCACAGgtggcttgtttttttgtttgttttttccgaTGCAGTTCTGCAAAACGGGACCATCAGAGCTCACGCCTCAACACTGCTTCAGGAATGGGGAGTTTGTCAGGCCCCCACTCCAATCTAGCACATTAAGGAGGTGCAAATATCTATATGATAGTGCATTGCTCAGCAAATTTACAAGTATGAGAAGAAGTTACGCAATTTTAAAGCTCATTTTTCACATTCGGGAGTTTTCAAAGATTTCAAGGACCTCTACGCACAGTTTAATATTGTATGCGCACGCATCTGCGGACTGCATATAACCATGTagagggtgtttcaagaaatgtgcccAATATTATTTAaacgttacagaaaaaaaaaagccgaaagGGGCGTTCTCTTTACCTGCGGCGTTCCTTTTACTTAGGCAGAAAGCATATTCAGATGTACACAAACATTAGTTACGGCAGTAATTATTAGAATTAAAAGAATAAACTTTTTAACCAGTGCAACCCATCGAGTCCAATGGGCGAAATAAAATCCTTCCTACAAATAGTCCATAGCCACTTTAAAGTTTTTGAAAGGCTGCCGCTGATAATCAACGCGGAGCGATGAAGTCTGGGTAATTTAGCTGGCGGAAatgaaaccgacgcaccaaacagcgcatctaccattcacttcgagaACGCCCTCAAagacgacactgtttccctctcCATTATCAATTGTATATTTagacgtctatctatctatctatctatctatctatctatctgtgtttctgtctatctgtctgtctctatctatctgtctatctatctgtgtttctgtctgtctgtatctgtctatctatctctctatctatctatctatctatctatctatctatccatctatctatctctatctatctatctagccacctacatcAGGGTGCTCTCctacccccttaacttggggtacaccaaaattagtatgggagggcaggatggtttgatgaatatgacacccgggtcatgacatgaataatgttacaATCTCGTCACCCACCttgtcaaacactttccaaaagGCAGAGGCACATACCCGGGGGCGGGTATAAGCCACTAGTAtgcgggtaagtgccacaggtgatagacattttgtgtctacccaggaacggcgagaacacacatgggtaacttTAAAGCTCAAGCGTTAagaaaaaagtcagtttcgccacgacgaagcaataaatgcgatagcaaaatATTCTGTTTTACCGTT is a genomic window containing:
- the LOC142814391 gene encoding neprilysin-1-like, which codes for MKPGKLKQGPSTHHSTAPRREVDLTAANQLLEMGRRTLELAPTNGDEKSQSEQRGHHSRPQHHQLPEQERKKQEEAQAGGFSRTPTPQPLELSSALPTGLRAPLPRGAVGSSVDMGRLQVALLSGITVVMAVLVGAAFLASVTALGSSVRRCTSAACNRHRALLAECLNESVHPCRDFYGHVCSRWDAAQDGPLAAAVYQQFMTKVATRALHLSVPPKEQTAAQKAAGLYQSCALVYINNVSHITEVLGLLAAFGIHWPQLSKESRLLSIFLSMSASWSWASVLQFMATRRGHVNVRPSSFYASLLRQRQLMVENDAEHKFYKEYYNAMVATFTQSVAKTTLSFDQLMELENRIVLNLSTALSIPYSNPLENITSAAIANLSSNVYSAGEWEKQLGAMFNAPEHGTFTFTVEYYEFFQHFFELVAFLGESTMAYYIGWVVAQALSLLASRQLTALYFLSDTWASRGHMLFCAEVTYRYVGVALLAEHLRREVTEDVLNDVLSVESTVQAIFRERLTGSTWASSVPRNVLEEEWLEQSLPMVNVNDAEALEDMDQHVPDMGDNVFENIRLVTEHRRPNRVNASAIVSEDIGNAHISIYDHARFALLPVALEMPLYGVDALPATKYAILGNEVVYALSSVVLDNVRTYNSRLQVTFTHKLICFFNRQVLLSRIDPHQMQLIKRVTSVRTLLSALTNASGNGRPTKLLGYEALTDAQMLLIFWCIVHCGSRDGRRMCNAPLALVEGFAEAFHCEHGEAMKSGRDCAAL